A genomic segment from Triticum dicoccoides isolate Atlit2015 ecotype Zavitan chromosome 1A, WEW_v2.0, whole genome shotgun sequence encodes:
- the LOC119320973 gene encoding Bowman-Birk type trypsin inhibitor-like yields MRPQVLLAALAIVVVLAAALPLTKGQGATPSASPCCNNCGTCTRSIPPRCTCMDASPSGCNPACKTCDKTSVAGRDSFQCKDRVANFCQRSCTKAA; encoded by the exons ATGAGGCCACAGGTGCTGCTCGCCGCGCTGgccatcgtcgtcgtcctcgcaGCAGCTCTGCCCCTTACCAAAGGCCAAG GTGCGACCCCAAGCGCGTCGCCGTGCTGCAACAACTGCGGCACCTGCACCAGGTCCATCCCGCCCAGGTGCACATGCATGGACGCGTCGCCCAGCGGCTGCAACCCGGCCTGCAAGACCTGCGACAAGACCAGTGTCGCCGGCCGTGACAGCTTCCAGTGCAAGGACCGCGTCGCAAACTTCTGCCAGCGCAGCTGCACTAAGGCCGCGTGA